The Gemmatimonadota bacterium genome contains the following window.
GATGCAGGCCCGTCTGAACCAGCTCCAGACGGAGCTGGGGAACCGTAGCGTGACGTGCTCCAGCGGTGGGGGAATGGTGACGGTAACGGCAGACGGGCGGGGGCGGATCCGCGAGGTACGGGTCGACGCGAGCGTAGTCGATCCGCAGGACGTGGAGATGCTGGAGGACCTCGTCATGGCGGCCATTTCGGAGGCGCAGCAGCGAGCCTACGCCCTGTACGAGGAGGAGCTGCGCAAGCTGGCAGGCGGGCTGCCCCTACCGTTCCAGCTTCCTAATATCTTGTGATCGCCTATGGCGGTCATTGAGGATCTGACCGTCGAGTTTGCGCGCCTCCCGGGCATTGGCCGCAAGACTGCGCTGCGGCTGACCTATTACCTGCTGAAACGTCCGGCCGAAGAGATCCAGCGGCTGGCTCGCGCGTTGGAGGCCGTGGCGCGCGATGTACGGCCCTGCTCCCGCTGCGGCAACCTCACCGAGCAGGACCCGTGCGCATTTTGCAGCAATCCCCGTCGCGATACATCCCTGATCTGCGTGGTGGAGGAGGCCTCGGACATCGGCGCGATCGAGCGTACGGGCGAGTATCGCGGCCTCTATCACGTGCTGGGCGGCCGGCTTTCTCCGCTCGAGGGGGTCGGCCCGGACGAGCTGGCGATCAGCTCTCTCGTGGCCAGGGTGCGGGATGGCGGCGCCGTGTTCGAGGTCATTGTAGCCACGAACCCCAGCGTCGAGGGGGAGGCTACAGCGGTGTACCTTCAGAAACTGCTGCGTCCCTTGGGCGTTCGGGTCACCCGGCTGGCCCGCGGGCTGCCCGTGGGCGGCGATCTCGAATACGCCGACGGGGTGACGATCGCCGAGGCGCTGGCGGGCCGCCGCGAGCTGTAGCCATACAGGCTGGGACGGACGAGGAGGTCGATGAGGGCAGGGCGCTCGTTCAAGACGGCCGGACTGGTGCTGATCATGGCCGGTGCGCTGCTCGCGCTGGGGGCGGTCGTGGTA
Protein-coding sequences here:
- a CDS encoding YbaB/EbfC family nucleoid-associated protein, whose product is MTNLQQLLQMGQQMQARLNQLQTELGNRSVTCSSGGGMVTVTADGRGRIREVRVDASVVDPQDVEMLEDLVMAAISEAQQRAYALYEEELRKLAGGLPLPFQLPNIL
- the recR gene encoding recombination protein RecR codes for the protein MAVIEDLTVEFARLPGIGRKTALRLTYYLLKRPAEEIQRLARALEAVARDVRPCSRCGNLTEQDPCAFCSNPRRDTSLICVVEEASDIGAIERTGEYRGLYHVLGGRLSPLEGVGPDELAISSLVARVRDGGAVFEVIVATNPSVEGEATAVYLQKLLRPLGVRVTRLARGLPVGGDLEYADGVTIAEALAGRREL